Genomic segment of Oncorhynchus keta strain PuntledgeMale-10-30-2019 chromosome 5, Oket_V2, whole genome shotgun sequence:
TACGCAgctggggcagaacgacacactTTAGCAAAGTAATTGTATTTTGAACAGTTCTTACATATTTTTCCACAGGCTGGGCAATTTGAAGCCCTTGAATTTTGAGAGCTAGACCCGCAGTTGCCACAGCTACTTCTGTTTGTTTATCAGTCTGCCTGCTGCAGGGGCATGCCGGTGTATGTGTCCATGCAGCTATCAACGTGGGCGGGCGTGCACAGCGTGTGATCGTCGTAGTGCGCCTGCTCGGGCTGAAGCTGCTGTGTGAGAATGGCTAGGGGCTGAGTGTATGCTGCGGAGCTGTCTGTTAGCGTAGTAGAGCATTCCAAAGCCGCTTCAACCTGGACTGCTATTTTAATAGCTCCATCAAGTTGTAAATTATTCGATTCCAAAAGCAGTTTCTCCTTGTCTTTTCACATAACATCCCCTCTATCAACTGATCTCGTATTGAACTGTCCTATAGTTAGTTACAAGAGCTAGCCAAATCCCTCAGATTAGCCATGTTGCTTTGAATGCACTCACCCGGGCGTCAGTGTCTTTTCCATAACCGGTAGCGTCGGAGGAGCACTCGCTCTTTCTCGGCGAAGTGGTTCAGTAGGATGCTGACTGCAGCGGTGAATTGTAGGAGCCGATCCAAGCGCTCTGAAAATCATCTGTACCGAGGCAGTGAGGGAGCAGTGCTGTCCTCCACTTGTTTGAAATTCTAGAAAAATCCACATCTTTGAGATGTGTTAAAACTTTCAAGCCAGTTATTCCACGGGACTGGAGGTTCACCAAGCACGACGAGGAATAGTGCTGGTTGTGGTAAACTAAATTCAGCCATCTTCGTCGCCAATGCTCTAGTTTAGCTGTCAAAGAACGCAACAGTTTCACATTGTACATCACTCTGTCGTGTAATGACATATACCACTCAGCAGCACAATGTCGTAAACCATAACAACGTACAGTACGACTAACAGCACGCGTCGTACCACACATAATATTCACATCTGTCTGTCTTGGTGTTTGTAAATAAATATTGTCACTTGTAGAATGTTTAATTTGTTTCTAATTGTTGACTAAACAAACCTGCTTCTGTATGAACTGAATTACAATCATTTCACTGATttcaataaataaaacaaataaaggTGTTTTGAAACAGATCGTGCAAAATTGTGTTGAGAATATGGCCACATTTAATTAAATAcacgttttttttattttattttttattaacaaaTCAACACAAagtacatgagggaacacaagtacatatagactacatacaATGGACAAtggagctagggggtacaatatcacattacaattacacaaggacctagGACACAAGGGACATACATACACTTACAATTTGAACAGCTTTTTTGTTTGTAGAGTATTTAactgtcttaaaatacagttcaatttttTTTTGTAGGGTAagaaaatgttttttgtttgtttgtaaatgtacatttgtgtatatgacatttggccaaaagaataatgaaattaattacataaaaatgtttcagATTATTTCTAtcgtatgtaaagaatccaagcagtacatctctccacaatagtgtaaaatcttcataaatgtgttcaattataaatctactgatgtcttaacagttttcttacatgaatacaatgtcaaaaaagatgcaacactgtttctgggtggtcattacaaaaggagcaatttgagttgaagttttccttaaacttcttcatatagtggttggcaggataatattgaTGAATAAtattaaaggaaacttccttcattttgttaacaagtaggaatgtgtgtggcaacatccaaacttttttccaacagatattatcaataaatccattccaatacggcatgacataaggtataatagatacaacatcctgctgaaacaaggttcatatcgctctgttgttgaatggaccaaattAATTAAATTAAAGTCCATTGTTGTTTGTCCATTGAGTGACGTGTGTGCGCGCGCAGAATTTGCGCTAGTAGCGTCTACGGTATCTATGACGATATTACCAAAACAAAGCATAATGTTCAAGCACTGTTGAAGCTCTTGTCGTGTTGTCTTTCCTTTTCTGCTGATTTGAAGAACATGCGTATGTATACATGTGTGATATCTCGTTCTTTATTCATGTaaacatttttttcttcttcatgtAAACATATGGTATTTTAGTAGCTAAGTGAACAGGGAGTTCCTGTTGTTGGGTCAACTGTCACATCAATCCAATGGCTTTGTGGAAGGGACACAGGCGAGAGCTGGGACAGACAAGTGCAGGGGTCGGCCATATGTATGTGCAGCCCTTGCCTTTTTATGTGGAGAGTCACAAGGTAGGTTTAAGAGGAAGACGATTTACAATTTGAATTAGGCCTAATAAAGATTCAAATAATTCGATTCAAAGAATTCTGATTATAAGTCTTATAATTTTAGTAAGAGATGTGGCTCGGTAGGTTTGTGTTTCAGCAGCTATATTTTTCACCATCTATGGGCTATAGGCTATTTTATGATTATCAGTGTTTAAACGTGTTTACACCCACTCTCTCTAGCTTCGTTTATACCTGAGCAAGCATGTCCTGATCTTGTTCACATTCTGATTGTGTGCACATTTTCAGAAATATGGTCTTAAAATGTGTCTCATATATCCACTGTCAGCATTGTGACCAGATTTCCTGTATGCAAATTATTTGACAGCtattctttcaaaataatattgctatatacatttttttaagaCACATTGATACCATAAATCAATAGTGCCACCTGTCAATGATTTTGGGATAATGATGATTTACATGCTTTCACGGTCCAGATCTGTCTACACTTGTAAGATATTCAGACCCAATGTGTGCCTGACTTCCTCCAAAAGTGGTCAAGGAGATCTGATCATAATCAGATCCCAATGTGTCTTTTAATAGTCTACCCTGTCTGaaagaatgtggacaagatcaggacaaaggatgcatgatagaaccaggtataaacaaggcttctctctcgctctcacacacacacacacacacacacacacacacacacacacacacacacacacacacacacatcttgtgTGTTTCAGGGTGCATCTCTGCCCCCTCTGTTCCAGCGTTCTCCCCTGGTGTCCACCAGCAGTCACTTCTCTGTCACCTCACGCTTGGAGCACGACAGGAAGCCTCAGACAGGGCCCCTGGCCAACACACTGCACCCACGTGCCCctccacactggaacacacacttcCTCAATGAGCTGGCACAACAGGTGAGGAGAGAGCGATtgagtgtgcatgtgtttgtctgtgttttcATTCAAAGGTAGCACCtgatggttgtgtgtgtatgtcgaCCCCCCGTCCCCCCCTCCAGCTCCGGGACTGTGGGACAGTGCGCCTGCTCTCTCAGCCAATCAGTGAAATGCAGGACAGCTACAGGGGCCAGGCTGCTCCACATGGCCCCCTGCTGGACCACTACTGCACCCTGCTGGTAAACAAACAAACTGACAAACAAACTGACAATAATATTGGGCAATATTTCATGTTCTGACATAATGACATAGGGCCCGATTCAGATAAGTACACTTAACATGGACTTAGGTCTAAGTTAATAAGCATGGATTTAAGTAAACATTTTTTAACTGAAGTCCATGTTAAGTTAACTTCTCTCAAGTCTGAATAGTGTATTTGTGAAATGGAAATTGTGAATACATCTACCTTTCAAAAGTAAACAATGGAGCCAGTTGAATGTGTGAGTGGAAAGGTGAGactaaatgaatgaatgaatgaatgtccAACCTGTATTCTAACAGATCTGTATATCTTCTCTCAGGCACTTTATAGACAGCTTGATCCAGGCCAGACCCCGACTGTGACAGCAGATCCTTTAGTCAGCACAGCTCATGCATACTACAGGCGCTTTAGCAGGTACCACTACACCAAAGaagtgtaattgtgtgtgtgtgtgtgtgtgtgtgtgtgtgtgtgtgtgtgtgtgtgtgtgtgtgtgtgtgtgtgtgtgtgtgtgtgtgtgtgtgtgtgtgtgtgtgtgtgtgtgtgtgtgtgtgtgtgtatgtatgacagtatgtatgtatgtatgtatgtatgt
This window contains:
- the zgc:193811 gene encoding uncharacterized protein zgc:193811 isoform X1; this translates as MALWKGHRRELGQTSAGVGHMYVQPLPFYVESHKGASLPPLFQRSPLVSTSSHFSVTSRLEHDRKPQTGPLANTLHPRAPPHWNTHFLNELAQQLRDCGTVRLLSQPISEMQDSYRGQAAPHGPLLDHYCTLLALYRQLDPGQTPTVTADPLVSTAHAYYRRFSRSEIAPSSCLEAPSSYLSLKKSSTHSRLPGHKAPPTMSCRPWLPRPSVPLPSGGKHSLYRDSFRVPAPHPAPSGPSPVAIPDWRQPGPETSAGGAKRGLLRDIVEVPKMYLTENRVYGGNRTVLV
- the zgc:193811 gene encoding uncharacterized protein zgc:193811 isoform X2, coding for MALWKGHRRELGQTSAGVGHMYVQPLPFYVESHKRSPLVSTSSHFSVTSRLEHDRKPQTGPLANTLHPRAPPHWNTHFLNELAQQLRDCGTVRLLSQPISEMQDSYRGQAAPHGPLLDHYCTLLALYRQLDPGQTPTVTADPLVSTAHAYYRRFSRSEIAPSSCLEAPSSYLSLKKSSTHSRLPGHKAPPTMSCRPWLPRPSVPLPSGGKHSLYRDSFRVPAPHPAPSGPSPVAIPDWRQPGPETSAGGAKRGLLRDIVEVPKMYLTENRVYGGNRTVLV